The DNA segment CCTGGCTTGCGGCGCGAAGAGGTGGCGCAACTGGCGGGGCTGAGCGCTACCTGGGTGACATGGCTGGAGCAGGGCCGTCCGGTTTCGCTGTCGGCGCGCGCTTTAGCCAGCCTGGCAGCGGCGCTGCGGCTGTCGCGCGCCGAACGCGCCTACCTGTTCGAACTGGCCGGACGCCGTGACCCGCAGCAGGCCGCCGACGAAACCGTGCCGGCGACCGTGCTGGCCAGCGTGGATGCGATCGCCGGCCCGGCTTACCTGCTCGACCGGCAATGGACCGCGCTGGCCTGGAACGACGCAGCGGCGCGGCTGTTCACCGGCTGGCTCGATGCCGCCAGTGGCGAGCGCAACCTGCTGCGCGCGATGTTCCTGTCGCCGGTGCTGCAGGCGCTGGTGGAAGACTGGCCGCACCGCGCCGCCCGGCTGGTGGCCGAATTCCGCGCGCACAGCATCCGCCACGCCGACGAGGCGCCGACGCGCGCATTGATCGATGGGCTGATGGGGGAGAGCGCGGCCTTCCGTGATGCCTGGCTGTCGCAGGATGTGGAAGACCGCGAGGGCGGGCGCCGGGGGTTCCGGCACCCGCAGCTGGGGGCGCTGCAGTTCGAGCAGCTGACGCTGGTGCCGGCGGCGGCGCCGGGGCTGATGCTGGTGATGCTGCTGCCGGGCTGAGCGGCCGCTGCCTGTTACTTCGGCTGCATCCGGATCGCGCCGTCGAGGCGGATCACTTCACCGTTCATCATCGTGTTCTCGATGATTGCGCGTGCCAGCTTGGCGTATTCGGCCGGGCGGCCCAGGCGCGGGGGGAACGGCACCATCCTGCCGAGGGCGTCCTGCACTTCCTGCGGCATGCCGAGCAGCATGGGCGTTTCAAAGATCCCCGGGGCAATGGTCATGCAGCGGACGCCGTCGCGGGACAGGTCGCGGGCGATGGCCAGGGTCATGGCGACTACACCGCCCTTGGAGGCCGCATAGGCGGCTTGTCCGATCTGGCCATCGAATGCGGCCACCGAGGCAGTATTGATGATCACGCCGCGCTCGCCTTCGCTGTCGGGGGTGTTCTGGACCATGGCGGCGGCGGCCAGGCGGATCATGTTGAAAGTGCCGATCAGGTTGATGCGGACGGTCTTGTCGAAGGCATCCAGCGGATGCGGGCCGTTCTTGCCGACCGTCTTGTTGGCGGTGGCGATGCCGGCGCAGTTGATGATGCCTGACAGGCGGCCCAGTGCCTGGGCGGCGGCGACCACGGCCTGGCCGTCAGCTTCGGAGGTGACGTCGCAGCGGATGAATTGGCCGTTCAGTTCGGTGGCGAGGGTTTGGCCGGCTTGCTCGTTGAGGTCGGCGATGACGACTTTGGCGCCGGCTTCGGCGAGCATGCGGGCGGTGCCGGCGCCCAGGCCGGAGGCGCCGCCGGTGATGATGAATACGTTGTCTTGGATTTGCATTGTGGGTTGTCTCCTTTGATCTTGCTGGTATTTCCGTTTACGTAAACGTCAACCATTGTACGAGGTGGGAGTTGATGTGCAAGGGTTT comes from the Cupriavidus sp. P-10 genome and includes:
- a CDS encoding MmyB family transcriptional regulator yields the protein MSASAPISEFPAQSTREAVLGAFLRAHRERLAPADVGLAPGRRRRTPGLRREEVAQLAGLSATWVTWLEQGRPVSLSARALASLAAALRLSRAERAYLFELAGRRDPQQAADETVPATVLASVDAIAGPAYLLDRQWTALAWNDAAARLFTGWLDAASGERNLLRAMFLSPVLQALVEDWPHRAARLVAEFRAHSIRHADEAPTRALIDGLMGESAAFRDAWLSQDVEDREGGRRGFRHPQLGALQFEQLTLVPAAAPGLMLVMLLPG
- a CDS encoding 3-hydroxyacyl-CoA dehydrogenase, giving the protein MQIQDNVFIITGGASGLGAGTARMLAEAGAKVVIADLNEQAGQTLATELNGQFIRCDVTSEADGQAVVAAAQALGRLSGIINCAGIATANKTVGKNGPHPLDAFDKTVRINLIGTFNMIRLAAAAMVQNTPDSEGERGVIINTASVAAFDGQIGQAAYAASKGGVVAMTLAIARDLSRDGVRCMTIAPGIFETPMLLGMPQEVQDALGRMVPFPPRLGRPAEYAKLARAIIENTMMNGEVIRLDGAIRMQPK